From a region of the Odoribacter splanchnicus DSM 20712 genome:
- a CDS encoding thioredoxin family protein, with amino-acid sequence MKRLLLLVLIVSSTAFSQGIEFRKERYAEVLKMAKEQNKLVFIDIYTSWCGPCKHMADNIFPLPKVGEYYNTYFLNLQLDAEKSEDGKMVAKSFGVSAYPTFLFVNGDGELVYRFLGGKSEDMFIKEGEKAVEAFAALPELKKYTKEYEKGNREKEFLNRYFIVKDRSGLDCSDVLLDYFAQVDDARLLDSVHIPRIAKIAVFDQKLANRLVDAACKEAANPTKNKKEAVAVNKAVCTFLGACLQKTARADQEEFFEEVLALKDRLFKATGAKESATAASLGGGNIYVPSELSRLNYYSAKKKLDKFNRTFIDYMAALQKNYDETYKEKAAMREAMDAKLKAAKESGNEEEYESAKRLRAMMFAFSSIDDYYISTSMVENVERYEEIFEGEKDAAYRDRVAGWYVFLHRLSPSAKTAVYVADKLLALDKKELAIEVLALGLKEGSAASGVEEEDVKACQAKLDELK; translated from the coding sequence ATGAAAAGATTATTATTATTGGTTTTGATCGTTAGTTCGACCGCATTTTCGCAAGGAATAGAATTCCGGAAAGAGCGTTACGCCGAGGTACTGAAAATGGCGAAAGAACAAAATAAGCTGGTATTTATAGACATATATACTTCTTGGTGCGGACCGTGTAAACACATGGCGGATAATATTTTCCCGTTGCCTAAAGTAGGAGAATACTATAACACCTATTTTCTGAATTTACAATTGGATGCGGAGAAGAGTGAAGACGGAAAAATGGTGGCGAAATCATTCGGCGTATCCGCTTATCCTACCTTCCTTTTTGTTAATGGAGACGGGGAGCTGGTTTACCGGTTTTTGGGAGGTAAATCCGAAGATATGTTTATAAAAGAGGGAGAAAAGGCAGTGGAAGCATTTGCCGCGCTACCGGAATTGAAAAAATACACGAAAGAATATGAAAAGGGAAATCGGGAAAAGGAATTTTTGAACCGGTATTTCATCGTGAAAGATAGATCCGGCCTGGATTGTAGCGATGTGTTACTTGATTATTTTGCTCAGGTGGATGATGCTCGATTATTGGATTCTGTACATATTCCGCGTATTGCTAAAATCGCTGTTTTTGACCAGAAATTAGCCAATCGTTTGGTGGATGCGGCTTGTAAAGAGGCAGCCAACCCGACGAAAAATAAGAAAGAGGCTGTTGCCGTGAATAAAGCTGTTTGCACGTTTTTGGGCGCTTGCCTGCAAAAGACGGCTCGGGCCGATCAGGAGGAATTTTTCGAGGAAGTTCTGGCTCTGAAAGATCGTTTATTTAAAGCGACCGGTGCCAAGGAGAGCGCTACTGCGGCCTCGTTGGGAGGAGGAAATATCTATGTTCCTTCTGAGCTGTCGCGTTTAAACTATTATTCGGCTAAAAAGAAATTGGATAAGTTTAACCGTACTTTTATCGATTATATGGCAGCGCTTCAGAAAAATTATGACGAAACCTATAAGGAGAAAGCTGCCATGCGCGAGGCTATGGATGCCAAGCTCAAAGCGGCAAAAGAAAGCGGCAATGAAGAAGAGTATGAATCGGCGAAAAGATTAAGGGCGATGATGTTTGCTTTTTCAAGTATCGACGATTACTATATCTCGACCAGTATGGTAGAGAACGTAGAACGTTACGAGGAGATATTTGAAGGCGAGAAAGATGCTGCCTACAGAGATCGGGTTGCCGGTTGGTATGTATTTTTACATCGGTTAAGTCCTTCTGCAAAGACCGCAGTGTACGTGGCCGATAAATTGCTGGCCTTGGATAAAAAAGAGCTGGCGATAGAAGTGTTGGCGTTGGGATTGAAAGAAGGAAGTGCTGCCTCCGGGGTGGAAGAAGAGGACGTGAAGGCTTGTCAGGCAAAATTGGATGAATTGAAATAA
- a CDS encoding RagB/SusD family nutrient uptake outer membrane protein produces the protein MKKIIKLYACLLAVLGLTAGCSDYLKEDSGDLLIPEKVEEYAPMLYKEGYPMNFNEEVAWLSLMTDDVEMGHLDMDPADKGYADRDKNSFNLLYGAQGEDSYKWKEKIEDYTENFWDSRYKNILACNVVIDALPEIRYAEADSGKYNFLASQAYALRAYYYWCLVNLYALPWSEANLDKPGVVIRKEPQIDISARGRSTIREVYELINEDIAQAEKYGAEAEFDGNIHRLSPTAVLLLASRIALFQENWDEVIRVGNLFWEQNPNILDLNAQDRTSFGEDSDSKGFAIMDGVKNKEIVFTFGTHPSTYPYGYLAPSPYGGALGFRVSYSTEGSLFASYTDEDLRKTAYFKKDIPAKKAEKPWLDDEPYQYKYYYPVKYRQMKMSGASKPSEKLLRENWRSVEVVLNLAEAYARKSNTVSSDAIECLNRLLRCRMDKTTFTDKTTADFKSAEELVNFIWAERRRELCFEEAMRFWDLRRQGMPELKHRWYSGWNTYETYTLKRESSNWVLPIPSSELHYNEACTDNRREVISAD, from the coding sequence ATGAAAAAGATAATTAAATTATATGCCTGTTTGCTGGCCGTATTGGGATTGACAGCCGGGTGCAGCGATTATTTGAAAGAAGATTCCGGGGATTTGCTGATTCCGGAGAAAGTGGAAGAGTACGCGCCGATGTTGTACAAAGAGGGATATCCGATGAATTTTAACGAAGAGGTGGCGTGGCTGTCCCTGATGACAGATGATGTGGAGATGGGACATTTGGACATGGATCCGGCAGATAAAGGCTATGCCGACCGCGATAAGAATTCTTTTAATCTTTTGTATGGGGCACAAGGGGAGGATTCCTATAAATGGAAGGAAAAAATAGAGGATTATACGGAGAATTTTTGGGACAGCCGTTATAAGAATATCTTAGCTTGCAATGTGGTTATCGATGCGTTGCCGGAGATACGGTATGCGGAGGCGGATTCCGGAAAGTATAATTTCTTAGCTTCCCAGGCATACGCATTACGGGCTTATTATTACTGGTGTTTGGTCAATCTTTATGCGCTGCCTTGGTCTGAGGCCAATTTGGACAAGCCGGGTGTGGTGATTCGGAAGGAACCGCAAATTGATATTTCGGCACGGGGGCGTTCTACCATCCGCGAGGTCTACGAACTCATCAACGAGGATATCGCTCAGGCTGAGAAGTACGGGGCGGAAGCCGAATTTGACGGGAATATTCATCGTCTTTCCCCTACAGCTGTGCTGTTGCTGGCATCCCGTATCGCTTTGTTTCAGGAGAATTGGGACGAAGTCATCCGGGTCGGGAATCTGTTTTGGGAACAGAATCCGAACATTCTGGATTTGAATGCTCAGGATCGGACTTCATTCGGAGAAGATTCGGACAGTAAGGGATTTGCAATAATGGATGGTGTGAAGAATAAGGAAATCGTGTTTACTTTCGGGACCCATCCCAGTACCTATCCTTATGGGTATCTTGCTCCTTCGCCATATGGGGGTGCTTTGGGATTCAGGGTTTCCTACAGCACGGAAGGGTCTTTATTCGCTTCTTATACCGATGAGGATTTGCGCAAGACAGCTTATTTCAAAAAAGATATTCCGGCGAAAAAGGCAGAGAAACCTTGGCTTGACGATGAACCTTATCAGTATAAGTACTATTATCCGGTGAAGTATCGCCAGATGAAGATGAGCGGGGCTTCGAAACCGTCGGAGAAACTGTTGCGTGAAAACTGGCGGAGTGTGGAAGTGGTGTTGAATTTGGCAGAGGCTTATGCACGGAAAAGCAATACGGTGTCTTCGGACGCGATAGAATGTTTGAACCGCCTGTTGCGTTGCCGTATGGACAAGACGACCTTTACAGACAAGACCACAGCGGATTTCAAGAGTGCCGAGGAATTGGTAAACTTTATCTGGGCTGAACGGCGGCGGGAATTGTGTTTCGAGGAGGCGATGCGTTTCTGGGATTTACGTCGGCAGGGAATGCCGGAGTTGAAACATAGATGGTATTCCGGTTGGAATACATACGAAACGTACACGTTGAAACGGGAAAGCAGTAATTGGGTGTTGCCTATTCCCAGCAGCGAATTGCATTATAATGAGGCTTGTACCGATAACCGGCGTGAGGTGATTTCTGCGGATTAG
- a CDS encoding SusC/RagA family TonB-linked outer membrane protein → MKKKRISEFLQRLSVGRKVLYPMRLTVILTIFLSMNVFGDVVSQTVSLKLENATLREAFKILKKQTGVYFIFNEEELATDVRLNMKVDNLSLENTVRQILQGLPYDFECLENMVVIKPAKDIPQRNEEKVKILKGRVTDAEGNPLPGVSVIMEGAARGCATNIEGEYMLVIENRPGIKLIYSFVGMTQESRTWKGEERIDVKMHETNVNMDEVVVTGYQVLSRRESASAVSTVKTEDIYMAGAPSIDQMLQGQIPGLMVMNTSGEPSATPKIRIRGTSTINGNKAPVWVVDGVILEQNVPITASELNSEDAEYLVGNAISGISPQDIESITVLKDASATAIYGVKAANGVIVLTTKKGTVGRPKVSYHGEVLVNQRPSYRNFDRMNSAERMQLSKDIFEEGLAYSSSAVSNLTPDDSYEGLLNELINRRMSKEEFGVRAMEMAERNTDWFDVLFRNAVTHSHNVSVQGGDEKAKYYVSVGYNNNQGGAKGSLSERFTSLAKVDVRLNDWVRFMTKIDFSTTKNEGYSTVSPFSYAYNTSRTVKPYEEDGSYHYINKSQYKYNVLKELDETGKENKSNDFNALLDMNVKLWDGLSYQGTFSYHNSTSNSRDWKTEESYFIAGIRGYNYRQYDENTDDYWKSRLPYGGILTQGHTQKTGYTVRNGLSYIKLFGVHDVNVIVGSELRGTKYTGVNVTGYGWTPTFGERFMPVYTDRFLSGYARNTPTNTNNISRVASFYGSATYTYDNRYVANFNIRSDGANKFGSNPKYRWLPTWSVAAKWMLTQEHFLEHFADKGHFVAFRGSYGIQGNIHDDATPNLILSVGNRHDVSNLEQSTIYRLPNPDLRWEKTASWNAAVDFSFWNGRLSGSFDVYKKYTKDLIMDKAVASSNGRSVLYMNSGKMNNQGFEGNLSVQIIRNKTWNWNFNVNFGRNTSEVTLANDDIYSEQEVLDKMLAGNLAVAGEKLGTMYSFRYGGLSAENGYPLFYGKEGELWYHGEPTLMELVKSGSIFPDLSGGFDTQLTFKRRLSLSLGFSYNLGGVSRLPQIYADKKRILSPLENVSDNWNSRWRKPGDEQHTDVPTLFNYNVASGLKTNRSENFRNGYEYGTYLYDLSDLRVAKSSFLRLRMVGLSYLIPEKILSKVGISSMQLRFQASNLHVWAKKAWKGLDPETPSANIPILPSYSLGINVTF, encoded by the coding sequence ATGAAAAAAAAGCGAATTTCTGAATTTCTCCAACGCTTATCTGTTGGAAGGAAAGTTTTGTATCCCATGAGATTAACGGTGATTCTAACCATTTTCTTGTCTATGAATGTTTTCGGTGATGTTGTATCACAAACCGTAAGTTTAAAACTGGAAAATGCTACTTTGCGGGAAGCTTTTAAAATATTGAAGAAGCAAACAGGAGTCTATTTTATTTTCAATGAAGAAGAGCTTGCTACTGACGTACGCCTGAATATGAAAGTGGATAATCTTTCATTGGAGAACACAGTAAGGCAGATATTGCAAGGTTTGCCGTATGATTTCGAATGTCTGGAGAATATGGTCGTGATTAAACCGGCAAAGGACATTCCCCAGCGAAATGAGGAAAAGGTGAAAATCCTGAAGGGAAGGGTTACCGATGCCGAGGGTAATCCTTTGCCCGGCGTTTCGGTTATCATGGAAGGAGCTGCCCGGGGATGTGCAACTAATATCGAGGGCGAATATATGTTGGTGATCGAAAATAGACCGGGAATCAAATTGATTTATTCTTTTGTTGGAATGACTCAGGAAAGTCGGACCTGGAAAGGAGAAGAAAGGATAGATGTCAAAATGCATGAAACTAATGTAAACATGGATGAAGTGGTGGTAACCGGTTATCAGGTGCTTAGCCGCCGGGAATCCGCCAGTGCCGTGTCTACAGTGAAAACTGAAGATATCTATATGGCGGGAGCACCCTCGATCGACCAGATGTTGCAAGGACAGATTCCCGGTTTGATGGTGATGAATACTTCGGGTGAACCGAGTGCTACGCCTAAAATACGTATCCGGGGAACTTCAACGATTAACGGAAATAAAGCTCCGGTATGGGTTGTTGATGGGGTGATTCTTGAACAAAATGTTCCGATTACGGCGTCGGAATTGAATAGCGAGGATGCAGAGTATTTGGTGGGGAATGCGATTTCAGGCATCAGCCCGCAGGATATTGAGTCGATTACAGTGTTGAAGGACGCTTCTGCTACGGCGATTTACGGGGTGAAGGCGGCGAACGGGGTAATTGTACTGACGACGAAGAAGGGAACGGTGGGACGCCCGAAGGTGTCGTACCATGGGGAGGTGCTGGTGAACCAGCGGCCATCGTACCGGAATTTCGACCGGATGAATTCGGCGGAGCGGATGCAGTTGTCGAAGGATATTTTCGAGGAGGGGTTGGCTTATAGTTCTTCGGCAGTTTCCAATTTGACGCCTGACGATTCGTATGAGGGATTATTGAATGAATTGATCAACCGGCGGATGTCGAAAGAGGAGTTTGGTGTGCGGGCGATGGAGATGGCGGAGCGGAATACGGACTGGTTCGACGTGCTGTTCCGGAATGCGGTGACGCATTCGCACAATGTGAGCGTGCAGGGGGGGGACGAAAAGGCGAAGTATTATGTGTCGGTGGGGTATAATAACAACCAGGGTGGCGCGAAAGGGTCGCTGAGCGAGCGGTTTACGTCGTTGGCAAAAGTAGATGTCCGGTTGAACGACTGGGTGAGATTCATGACGAAAATCGATTTCAGTACGACGAAAAATGAGGGGTATTCAACAGTGTCTCCGTTCTCCTATGCGTATAATACATCGCGGACGGTGAAGCCTTATGAAGAGGACGGATCATACCATTATATAAATAAAAGCCAATACAAGTATAATGTGTTGAAGGAGTTGGACGAGACAGGCAAGGAGAACAAGTCGAACGATTTCAATGCGTTGTTGGATATGAATGTGAAGCTGTGGGACGGATTGTCCTATCAGGGGACGTTCTCTTACCATAATTCGACGTCCAATTCGCGGGACTGGAAAACAGAGGAGTCGTATTTTATCGCCGGTATTCGGGGATATAATTACAGGCAGTATGACGAAAATACGGATGATTATTGGAAATCACGGTTGCCGTACGGCGGTATTTTAACACAGGGGCATACGCAGAAAACGGGCTATACCGTGCGAAATGGATTGAGTTATATCAAACTCTTCGGGGTACACGACGTGAATGTCATTGTGGGTTCCGAGTTGCGAGGCACGAAGTACACGGGGGTGAATGTGACGGGTTACGGCTGGACGCCGACGTTCGGGGAGCGTTTTATGCCGGTATATACGGACAGATTTTTGTCGGGGTATGCGCGGAATACTCCGACGAATACGAACAATATTTCACGGGTAGCCTCATTTTACGGTTCTGCGACTTATACGTACGACAACCGTTATGTGGCAAATTTTAATATCCGTTCGGACGGAGCGAACAAGTTCGGAAGCAATCCGAAGTACCGATGGTTGCCGACATGGTCTGTGGCCGCGAAGTGGATGCTGACTCAAGAGCATTTCTTGGAGCATTTCGCCGACAAGGGACATTTCGTGGCTTTCCGGGGCAGTTACGGTATCCAGGGGAATATCCACGATGATGCGACGCCGAATCTGATTCTTTCAGTGGGGAACCGCCACGATGTAAGCAACCTGGAGCAGTCTACGATTTATCGGTTGCCGAATCCTGATTTGCGTTGGGAGAAGACGGCTTCATGGAATGCAGCGGTGGATTTTTCTTTTTGGAATGGCCGGCTTTCCGGTAGTTTCGATGTGTACAAGAAGTATACGAAGGATTTGATCATGGATAAAGCTGTGGCATCTTCAAACGGACGGAGTGTGCTTTACATGAATAGCGGGAAGATGAACAACCAGGGGTTCGAGGGGAATTTGAGCGTGCAGATTATCCGGAACAAGACGTGGAACTGGAATTTCAACGTAAACTTCGGGCGGAATACGAGTGAGGTGACGCTGGCGAACGATGACATCTACAGTGAGCAGGAGGTGCTTGATAAGATGCTGGCGGGGAATCTGGCGGTTGCCGGAGAGAAGTTGGGCACGATGTATTCTTTCCGTTACGGCGGGTTGTCGGCGGAGAACGGTTATCCTCTGTTTTACGGAAAAGAAGGGGAATTGTGGTACCATGGAGAACCTACTTTGATGGAGTTGGTGAAGAGTGGGTCGATATTTCCTGATTTGTCGGGTGGGTTCGATACACAATTGACTTTCAAAAGGCGTTTGTCATTATCGCTGGGCTTCTCGTATAACTTGGGCGGCGTATCGCGTTTGCCCCAGATATATGCTGATAAAAAACGTATCTTGTCACCGTTGGAGAATGTGTCGGACAATTGGAACAGCCGTTGGAGGAAGCCGGGCGACGAACAGCATACGGATGTGCCGACGTTGTTTAATTACAATGTGGCATCCGGATTGAAGACAAACAGGAGCGAGAATTTTAGGAATGGGTATGAATATGGTACTTATCTCTACGATTTGTCAGACCTGCGTGTGGCAAAGTCCAGTTTCTTGCGGCTGCGGATGGTAGGGTTGAGTTACCTGATTCCTGAAAAGATACTGAGCAAGGTGGGCATCTCTTCCATGCAGCTCCGTTTCCAGGCTTCCAATCTGCATGTGTGGGCGAAAAAAGCTTGGAAAGGGCTCGATCCGGAGACGCCGAGTGCCAATATTCCGATATTGCCTTCCTACAGTTTGGGTATTAACGTTACATTTTAA
- a CDS encoding FecR family protein, with product MDQFILEWIADYCTGRINAEEAGKLREWIDKASENRELFEQYLKTVKINRMVEGADWLDEERAWQELAGKIRRGRIKSFYRRLSLGAAVVIIFIGLGMAFWQRNKLTEQEVQLIQILPGSTKATLILANGSQIDLTRGDLKEVITTEALIENDSLLGLQYNHIKLRDEQPVFHTVKVPVAGEYHFTLSDGTKVWMNSDSELRFPVNFTSNRREIFIKGEAYFEVEPDRERPFIVHANQVSIQVLGTKFNVSAYGESQQVLTTLVQGGVNVKYAGLQTELQPGFQAVTDIKAGTMDRREVEVGMYTSWTKGIFEYENMPLSDIAVQLSRWYDVRIIFAAPEFANRRFTGVVRKYDVLNDVLSIIEQTTDVCFIVNGKEIVVKATGLD from the coding sequence ATGGATCAGTTTATATTGGAATGGATAGCGGATTATTGTACCGGTAGAATAAATGCGGAAGAGGCTGGAAAATTGCGTGAATGGATAGATAAAGCTTCGGAAAATCGGGAATTGTTTGAGCAATACCTGAAAACGGTTAAGATAAATCGGATGGTGGAAGGAGCAGATTGGTTAGATGAAGAGAGAGCATGGCAGGAGTTGGCAGGTAAGATCAGACGGGGAAGAATCAAGAGTTTTTACCGCCGTTTGTCTCTCGGGGCTGCGGTTGTCATTATTTTTATTGGTTTGGGGATGGCTTTTTGGCAGAGAAACAAACTGACGGAACAGGAGGTACAATTAATACAGATTTTACCGGGATCGACAAAAGCCACTCTGATATTAGCTAACGGCTCCCAGATTGATTTGACGAGAGGTGATTTGAAAGAAGTAATTACTACGGAAGCTTTAATTGAAAACGATTCTTTGCTTGGGTTACAATATAATCATATTAAACTGAGGGATGAACAGCCGGTTTTTCATACAGTGAAGGTTCCTGTTGCCGGAGAATATCATTTTACTTTATCTGACGGTACCAAAGTTTGGATGAATTCGGATTCAGAACTTCGTTTCCCGGTAAATTTTACAAGTAACCGCCGTGAAATTTTTATAAAAGGGGAGGCTTATTTTGAAGTGGAACCTGATCGGGAACGGCCGTTTATCGTACATGCTAATCAAGTGAGTATTCAGGTTTTGGGGACTAAATTCAATGTTTCTGCTTATGGTGAAAGTCAGCAAGTGCTAACGACTTTAGTACAGGGGGGAGTGAATGTGAAATATGCCGGTTTGCAAACAGAGTTGCAACCAGGGTTTCAGGCGGTTACTGATATAAAAGCAGGAACCATGGACAGACGAGAAGTAGAGGTAGGTATGTATACTTCTTGGACTAAAGGAATTTTTGAATATGAAAATATGCCTTTGTCTGATATTGCTGTGCAATTATCCCGTTGGTATGATGTCCGTATTATTTTTGCTGCTCCGGAATTTGCAAACCGGCGTTTTACGGGTGTGGTCAGGAAATATGATGTATTGAATGATGTGCTGTCAATTATAGAACAGACAACGGATGTGTGTTTTATTGTTAATGGTAAAGAAATTGTGGTTAAAGCAACAGGCTTAGACTGA
- a CDS encoding RNA polymerase sigma factor: MVLFSEENIIEALRAGNEICIKMMFDKYYRSLCVYALKYVPTLEDAEDIVQNVFVTFWENKKGGQFEGSLRAYLFGAVAKASLKLLDKYNRFKFDDIEEHVNLFLEEIAFYEDEELNILKEKIEFEIIQLPEKSREVFKAVVLENLTYKQVAERYHISVNTVKTHYSNALRQLRRNLGKIVAFLLLFS, from the coding sequence ATGGTATTATTTTCTGAAGAGAATATTATTGAAGCTTTAAGGGCTGGAAATGAAATATGTATCAAAATGATGTTTGATAAGTATTATCGTTCATTATGTGTGTATGCGTTAAAATATGTGCCTACTTTAGAAGATGCTGAAGATATCGTACAAAATGTATTTGTGACTTTTTGGGAGAATAAAAAAGGGGGGCAGTTTGAAGGTTCACTACGTGCCTATCTGTTCGGAGCTGTTGCAAAAGCCTCTTTAAAATTGTTGGATAAATATAACCGCTTCAAGTTCGATGATATAGAAGAACATGTTAATCTTTTTTTGGAGGAAATTGCATTTTATGAGGATGAGGAATTGAATATTCTGAAAGAGAAAATTGAATTTGAAATTATACAATTGCCAGAGAAATCCCGGGAAGTATTCAAAGCTGTTGTTTTGGAAAATCTGACTTATAAACAAGTGGCAGAACGTTATCATATTTCTGTAAATACGGTAAAAACCCATTATTCCAATGCTCTTCGGCAACTGCGTCGGAATTTGGGGAAAATTGTTGCATTCCTGTTACTTTTTTCTTGA
- a CDS encoding peptidylprolyl isomerase, giving the protein MKRIVFILVLSLLLGACERKKDTVIRMETSLGNIRLKLYDETVLHRDNILKLIREGYYNGMLFHRVIKDFMIQTGDPDSKSARPGMVLGANDIGYTLKAEIVPKYFHKRGVLAAAREADNINPERSSSGSHFYIVQGRIFTPDIIDEEIEKINNKRYTALFNRLQQACEGEILKYQLANDYEKLMQLNEKLSDTTRLLFDQVKLKLTGEQRAAYTTIGGSPHLDGEYTVFGEVIEGMEIVDSIAEQETDDNCRPLRDVVILKIEEE; this is encoded by the coding sequence ATGAAAAGAATTGTTTTTATCCTGGTGTTAAGCCTGCTGCTCGGAGCTTGTGAGCGGAAAAAGGACACGGTTATCCGCATGGAGACTTCTTTGGGAAATATCCGGTTGAAATTGTATGATGAGACGGTATTACATCGTGATAATATCCTGAAATTAATCCGCGAAGGCTATTATAACGGTATGCTTTTTCATCGGGTAATAAAGGATTTTATGATTCAGACCGGTGATCCGGATTCGAAATCGGCACGTCCGGGGATGGTCTTGGGAGCTAACGATATCGGATACACATTGAAAGCAGAGATTGTCCCGAAATATTTCCATAAAAGAGGGGTACTGGCAGCGGCCCGTGAAGCCGATAATATCAATCCGGAACGGAGCTCCAGCGGATCGCATTTTTATATCGTGCAGGGAAGAATTTTTACTCCCGATATCATCGATGAAGAAATAGAGAAAATCAATAACAAGCGCTATACCGCCCTTTTTAATCGTTTACAACAAGCTTGTGAAGGAGAAATCCTGAAGTATCAACTAGCAAATGATTATGAGAAGTTGATGCAGTTGAACGAAAAGCTATCCGATACGACCCGTCTTTTATTCGATCAGGTGAAGTTGAAACTTACCGGGGAACAGCGGGCAGCCTATACGACCATCGGGGGAAGTCCCCATTTAGACGGGGAATATACTGTTTTCGGTGAAGTGATCGAGGGAATGGAAATTGTCGATTCTATTGCCGAACAAGAGACGGACGATAATTGCCGCCCCTTGAGGGATGTTGTGATTCTAAAAATAGAAGAGGAATGA
- a CDS encoding SPOR domain-containing protein — translation MKFTLLFLLLSFLIYGCKNKELPAKYLSTITVVRETGGNHNIRQTGEEATSPSHATPILPQQANTHSGTRYHIIVGSFSSAEKKRAEQLVEKLKAQDYPATLISSSQRYRVSIESFPTENEANAARDEYRKITDRQDIWVHKVN, via the coding sequence ATGAAATTTACACTGCTATTTCTATTACTTAGCTTTTTGATTTACGGTTGTAAAAATAAAGAACTGCCGGCCAAGTACCTGAGTACGATTACTGTTGTCCGCGAAACAGGAGGCAACCACAACATACGGCAAACCGGCGAGGAAGCTACTTCACCTTCCCATGCTACGCCAATACTTCCCCAGCAAGCTAATACCCATAGTGGTACCAGATATCATATTATCGTGGGGAGTTTCAGCTCTGCAGAAAAAAAACGGGCGGAACAGCTTGTCGAAAAATTAAAAGCCCAGGATTATCCGGCCACATTGATCAGTTCTTCCCAAAGATATCGTGTCAGCATAGAAAGTTTCCCAACAGAAAACGAAGCGAATGCAGCCCGGGATGAATACCGGAAAATCACCGACCGGCAAGATATTTGGGTTCACAAAGTCAACTGA